The genomic interval ctccgTGAAATGGCTGGTACTTTCCCATTCATTGCCCTCAAATCATGCGGCTGTGTATTTTCAGATGCTGCTTTGAGAGCTGTAGTGCCAAACCTCACAAAAGGCTCTGGCGCGAAAGTCATTCCGAAAGACGATGTAcctgaagaagggaagccAGTTGTCAAGGAGAATACGACGGAAGTTGCATGTCCCAACTGTGGAAAGACTTTCAACCCAACAATATCAGCGGCAATTATTCCTGTGAATCCCCCAAAGGAAGTTCAGGATGTTCTTCTGGAAGACCTTCTCACCTCCCGGGCAGCCGCGAAAtcatcaaagaagaggaaagcagACAAGAGTACAAAGGCCAACAACGACACCGGGTCTCCAGCAACGCTTGAACCTCCTCCAAAGTCGGCTCGaatttcttcatcgtcaccCGCGCCCCGAGCTACTCCTACCGTCAATACACCGGCATCCCTAGCCAGATCTGTACATGAGAAGCTGGCggagcaggagaagaagaggttaCAGGCCCAGGAAAACATGAGCGAGGCCGTTAAGGCAATGTTCAAGCCAAAGACaaatgagaagaagtcTGGAGCTGATGACTTCTTTGGGCGAACATTCAATAGAGTAAGTTTACCATTACTCATCTGTTGTTGTGCTGACAATTCACAGTATGCATAGAGAGGGTGGATATTAGGGCGGGTATGTATGACAGATTGTTGTAGATTCTTGCATTACCACATTGTGTTGTATATTCTGGCTACAAAAACAACAAGGCTATGCGGCTTAATTGTGGGCAACGCACGGGCCTCCAGCCTTCGCCAATTGGTTCAACTTAAGTCTATCCTTCAAATCCGATGTATATTTCCATTTCAATTCGCCACCCATACTCACGTCTTGTTGATCTTGAGCATGTTCGACTTATCTCCTACACCTTTTGTACCATCCAAATCACTCGTTCCCTCAAGTCCATCGCGGATTACCATTCATCGTAATCAACTCCATCGTGCATCTTCCTCGGAAAACCTCATTGTCGGCGGTCTTGCAAATTGGCGAAGGAAGCCCAGACCATCAACTTCGCACAGTCAATATAGCGTCAAAAGTGTGGGAAGTAAGGTGTCAGGTTGTGAGGTCAAAAATGGCAGCAAAAGAGGATTGGGCATGGGGATGCAGGCTACACCTGCAAGGAAACGCAGGTTGACTAACAATGCAGTGAGTACTGCAATGCCCTCGAACTTTGAACCGTTGGTGATTTGTATAGAGTATTGGGGCCATGTCGACACCTAAAACGATGCAGTCGAGGTTTCGTTCAACGGAAGGGGACTTGACTTCTTCGACCTGCCgttccatttcctccaatGAACTTTTGGACTCTGCAGAGGATGCAACTTCTCCCAGCATCTCGGCGGACGACATCAACCCCATTGCAAATAATCGGGACTCTGTTCGGACGATGGACGAGGATTCTTCCACGCCAAATATCCTATATTCCTCGGGATCCCATACCCTTTTCCCAGCAGCCCTTGATATCCTTGTACCACTGAATGATATATTCTCGGTTTCTCAGCAATACCCACATATCATCCCAACCTCCGGAGATGCTTTCTCGGAATTAGAGTGGGATATCAGAGTTCCGTTGAATGACGTTCTTTCAACTCCTCGGGCCACTCGGATAACATCTTCTTGGCAAGCAGCAAGTAAAATTGATCAGCGTCGATCCACTCCGTATCGGCATGGAGGGTCCTCTGGCCCTGTTGCAATATCGATCGATGTTGCCTCGGGAATTGATAATGGAGTGCTCGATGAATCTGTGGAGTTTGTGCGCTCGATATGTCCTTCGCCAGAAGGGCTGAATTATTATGTGTTAGATCCAGACTCTCGCCGTGAAAATGACATTGCAGCATCCAGCGATGTCCAACTGTTCGAAACGCCCATTAGGAAGCGTGTAATGGAGGATATTTTGCTTGACccagagcttgaggaaTTGGGAGGACAGAAAATGGCTTCTCGTGTACTTACACCAATTTCCAACAACATGGAGCATTTGTCGACTCGTTTCTTGAGAACAGATAAGCGTTGGGAAAGGGCAGAAAATCTCATATCACCAGCTCAGTACCATGAAGTAAATTGGATGGACCCCTTTGGTTTTTGGTGGATGTGCCATATTGTCTCCGGTAGGTCAAACCAGATAGGAACGGTTTGCGGCCTTTTGACACCTCGAACTTCACTATAGACAAGTCACCTGCAGTTTATGACCCATCTTCCCCACCTCGACCTGTAGCACCGCACTCCTCTACACCCTTGATATTCCCTTCTATGACTTCGCGAACTACCTCATTAGAAACTACCGACTATCTATCGCATGGTTCCgtagaagagaaagaaggggcaCCTATTTCAGGCAAATGGCGAGGGGCAGAAATGATGGCGAGAATGGAGGGAGATTTCATTGCAGctgaaggacaaggatCACACGTatcggaagaagatagaCATGCAGCTGCTGACCATCAAGAACGGCCCCGAAGGCAAAATCGGCGCTATCGTAGAGGGAACAAGCTTGCTCAATTCACAGAAGTAAGCGTAATATAGGAAAGGCACCAAAAACCGTTGCTGATTTTGAACATTACCCTACAGGAGTTTTCCCGCCAGCGAGAGGCGCGAATACAGCATCACAAGGATCTAGAAGAACACTATAGCTTGAAAGTGGAACTTGTTTTGGGGTAGAGCATAAATCCTGCGGTGAAATGTGTACCTTTACGTCCACCTGCATCTGCagatggatggggatgTATAAGCTAATATAGCTCTTCTATTTCCTCGATGATATATGATCGATGATTAATGGTGCAAAATATCGACATCCAGAACGCGAAACTATTATTGACACTCTTCTCTGCGCTGTTCACAAGCCACATAGACAACAGTGATAAAGACTGCTAATGCTTTTGCACTAAATTTATCATCTTCGGCTTGGTTGTTCACTATTGCCCGGAGAAGAATGAGTCACAGCAGATACTGTCACGAcagaaaggaaagactAAAAAGCAGTACGGTCGGCAAGGAGACGATGTTGTTGCAGATTCGAGATAAAACTGATCGTGGATCGAGGTGCGGTTCTACTATCAGCAAAGGCATCATAAGCATGCGCATGTACTGCGGCAAATTGTAATCCTCCCATTATTGTACAACTGGTCCACAGCGAGCAAGAATCGCAGAATCTACTTCAGAGCGCGCGCGCCTCAGCAGCGTTGGCCGTTGGGATCGATGTAAGAACTGAACAGTTGAATAATAGTCGGCCGAAAGGGACCGAAAAAAATCGGCCGACATGGTCATGTCCGACACATTTGCCGCACTTGATGATCTTTTGCGCGACTTTGGTTGGATTTGAACTCAAAAGCAGATGTTCGGTAGCTCGGGAGGCAAGACTCGAGGTATCTTAAGCATGGAATAGCTCATAATGTTGTGTACTGTACTCAATGACATCTACATCTTCGTCTATTTACCTTTCCCAGAATTGCATCGTGGCACCGTTCAGTAGCACGAACAGCACCAGCCACAACTTCTGTGACTTCAATCAAGTCTCCTGACCGCACCATTTCATCCACTTTCATCTACATATATACCAGgtcatctccacctccaccttcgTGTGGCGAGTGTGTTTGTTTGTGGAAAAACTGCATTCTATGCCTTCGACTGGGTCGAAACTTGTGAACATCCGACACGACCTCCTGATACCTCACGGCTGCATCAGTGTTTTAAGTGCTGCCTTCGTTTCAGTGGTTCGTACAATGTTCAGTTATCTTTTGAAATATTGTACTCATCTCTTTATATATAGGGACTGAAAGCCGTTTACAGTGTAGAAGAATCAAAGCCGAAGACCTGATACCATGGCCAGCGCAGCTTCTCCTGGCGAACCTTCTCAGCCATTATCACCTTCTCAAGGACAAACCAATCTTGGACGTCAAAACTCTCGGTTATCCAATACGCTTACCCATATACGGTCCATTGAGGCGTATCCTCccagagatgatgaaatgaTAGATCGTCCACCTGATCAAACTGATCCATCGAAAAACTCTGAGAAACAGGCGGTGAAGGGTCTCAATGCGATTGACATTGAGCATCTACCAGTCGATAATGATCCAAGGAAGTGGAGTGATAGGAAAAAGTGGACAGTATTGATGATCATGACTTTTGCGATGGTGAGTACCTGTAAGCAAGTCCCATGACGAAGGACATAGGGTACTGACTGGGTGGTCGTCCTCTAGTTGGGCCCAATGATGGCTCCCAGTATTTACAACCCGGTAATCAGCGATGTTCGCGAAGACCTGCACGCCACAGAAAGTGAACTCGGTTTATCGATCTCTCTTTACATCCTGTGAGCTTCGATCAATCTTTGCGGCCGATGCCCAGTATCAAACCGAGAACGCTAATGCACCTGTCAGGTTTCAAGGGTGCACTCCCGTCTTGTGGGCAGCTATTGCGGAAGTAAGTATCATCTATGGCGATCATTATTAAGAATGCTTACTCACATCTGGCCATAGCTCAATGGACGCAAGGTATGTCTTGTATAGAAACCGGTGGAGCACTCGCTAACGTATCGTTGCAGACTGTCTATCTGGTGTCATACACAGTAAGCCTTACATCAAAACGTATCACCAGTTGCCAGACTAAATGATGATTGTAGCTCTATGTTATCGCTCTCGTGGTTGCTTCTCGGGCCAATTCAATGCCCCTTCTGATTGTAATGCGTATCTTACAGTCCACAGGCAGCGGACCAACAGTTTCTTTGGGAGCCGGCAGTCTGGCCGATATGTACGAGACGCATGAGCGAGGGGCAAAGGTGAGTTTCATCCTTTAAATTAACCATTTGCTCATTTACTGTATGTCTGCAGTTGGGCCTGTTCTACGGAGTGCCGATGATAGCTCCTGCCGTAGCACCACTCATCGGTGGAGCTCTAGGCCAAGTAAGGTTTCATCTTTTGGCTATGTTGCTGTTTGCTAAAGTATAACAGTCGTTTGGCTGGCGTAGTGTTTTCTACTTCCTTGCTGTGTATGCTTTCATCATGTTGTGCTGCTTCATGGTGTTTCCGGACTCTTGGCGACGTCAGGTGATTTCTTTCTGCTCATTTGGAGTAAAAATAATGTCAACTGATTTCCACAATGTTAGCGTTCGAGAGTTTACCAAAGAGCGCTTACCAAAGCAATCGAAAGAGCAGAAAATCGGGATGCGAAAGATTTAAAGCGGAAGGCCAAGCTCGCAAAACAGTCGCAAGTGTTAGACACCATACCAGCCACCCCAG from Cryptococcus neoformans var. neoformans B-3501A chromosome 9, whole genome shotgun sequence carries:
- a CDS encoding hypothetical protein (HMMPfam hit to DUF602, Protein of unknown function, DUF602, score: 138.6, E(): 1.4e-38); the encoded protein is MGADGGSIPDRRDLVKTKGKTEQADKESLKALFFLCALSKKPLKKPVVIDPLGKLYNKDDLIEYFLDKSKYGDGEQICGHLKGVKDLTTLNLTPNPDFTFSSASATVTTSRAPFICPLSLREMAGTFPFIALKSCGCVFSDAALRAVVPNLTKGSGAKVIPKDDVPEEGKPVVKENTTEVACPNCGKTFNPTISAAIIPVNPPKEVQDVLLEDLLTSRAAAKSSKKRKADKSTKANNDTGSPATLEPPPKSARISSSSPAPRATPTVNTPASLARSVHEKLAEQEKKRLQAQENMSEAVKAMFKPKTNEKKSGADDFFGRTFNRVSLPLLICCCADNSQYA